The following coding sequences are from one Panicum hallii strain FIL2 chromosome 5, PHallii_v3.1, whole genome shotgun sequence window:
- the LOC112896023 gene encoding atherin-like, with the protein MELVEALPLVPRGRRVVRKRKAFVVEPTSPSASPPNPKRQNVVGAKFAGDDVPAGGSAETTRTDPSTTSAGVVTVAEAGTAPGHLAPSAGVTPPPATSTMVIKPRALRLKKSGMKKSSLTTSALGLNEPEPDSATPAPEPPAPKEDATLPDPPPPEPQQPKLALVVMNKPRPLMPLLRMAQVPHCHQLKKLRVPQATLEICWCPGEDTRTSSQKIYWMILS; encoded by the exons atggagttggtagaagccttgccattggtccctcggggtcgtcgggtggtaCGCAAACGCAAAGCGTTTGTAGTCGAACCCACCAG tccttctgcttctcctcctaACCCCAAGCGCCAAAACGTGGTCGGGGCCAaatttgctggggatgatgttccagcaggagGTTCCGCAGAAACTACTAGGACGGACCCGTCGACTACATCAGCTGGGGTTGTAACCGTTGCCGAGGCGGGTACCGCGCCAGGGCATCTCGCTccctcggctggtgtgaccccgccaccagcAACAAGTACCATGGTTATAAAACCACGGGCGCTGAGACTGAAGAAATCCGGCATGAAGAAATCCTCGCT TACTACATCTGCTTTGGGGTTGAATGAGCCAGAACCTGACTCGGcaactccagcccccgagccgccagcccccaAGGAGGACGCGACGCTccccgacccaccacctcctGAGCCCCAGCAACCTAAGCTAGCGCTGGTGGTGATGAACAAGCCGAGGCCACTAATGCcactcctgcggatggcacaa gtgccccactgccatcaactgaagaagctacggGTACCTCAAGCAACCttggagatctgctggtgtccgggagAGGATACAAGGACATCATCACAAAAGATCtattggatgatcctctcctga